GTGCCCCTCCCCTGTATCCCCTCCCCAAACTCTGGCGAGTTTAGGGAGGGGAGCGAAAGGCATCGGATCGGGCCGGGAGGGCGAGCGTCCCCGCGAGCCAAAGCCAACAAGCGGGAGGGCGAGCGTCCCCGCGAGCCGAAAGAACGGGCCGGGCGGGAGCCCGGCGGCTTAGCAAACTTCCAATCTGTCTCGATGGCGAACATCGGTCTGTCTCGGACGATTGTGCCCCTCCCCTGTATCCCCTCCCCAAACTCTGGCGAGTTTGGGGAGGGGAGCGAACGGCATCGGGTCGGACGGGCCGGGCGGGAGCCCGGCGTTCCGACTGGCGTTCTGTTTGAACGGGATTTTTTCGATGTGTAGCACAAAACTGAGCACGAATATCCATCTTTCTGCTTGAAAGATGGTTGGTCAACCAGCGCCGGCAAACCGGCGCACTCCGCAATCCTTACTAAGAATTGCCCGACAAAGGTCGTTGGAATGTGCTGAATGCCGTTCTCGAAGCCGACCTTGAAGAATGCGCCGTCGGTCGTCGCGACCGGGAAGCCAATGTCGGTGATTCGAACGCTATTGGCTCTCAAAACTCCTGCCGCCCGCGTCATGGAGTTCATGTTGCTAAACGACAGAGCGCCGTGAAATCGGGCGTTCTATCGCGGATCGGTCTGATGGTAGCGATGGATGTCCAGATGGCTTTCGTTCGCAGGATTATTGTCTGCAAAGTCGAAGAAAAAGTTGCCGATGATCAGCGACAAGTCGGTATTGCGATAGTCGAGCTCGATGCCCATCGTTACGCGCACATACTGACCGGGTTGAGCCACCAAAGCCGTTACCGGCGCGGTAGGATGGTGATCGGTCTCGATGGCCAGCGGCGGCGGCGCATCGAACGGACCCGACAGATCGACAAAAAGACGCGATGAACCCTGAGAGAGAGCAAGTCCAAAGACTAAGACAAGAAAGCAAACTGCAACAAACCGAATCATTCTACGGCATCCTTTGCCGACTAAGTGATAGTATATGATCCGCCGCAATAAAGCGCGATTCCTTCTTTTTGGGCACGCCCCTTGCAATCGCGCGATTCGTATGGTATCCTAATGGTATACGGGCGTCTACCGGGCGCAAGGAGGGCGTGATCATGTCGGAAAAGGCAAAGGCATTGGAATCGGCTTTGGCGCAGATCGAGCGTCAGTTTGGAAAGGGGGCTTTGATGCGGCTTGGGGATGCCGCTCAGATGCAGATTGAATCGATCCCCACCGGCAGCCTTGCGCTAGATATCGCGCTGGGGGTAGGCGGCATACCGAAGGGTCGCGTGATCGAGATATTCGGCGCAGAATCTTCGGGCAAGACGACCTTGGCGCTGCATATTGTGGCCGAGGCGCAGAAGAGCGGGGGCAATGCCGTCTTCATCGATGCCGAACATGCCTTGGATCCCGAGTACGCCAAGGCGCTGGGGGTCGATATCGACCGTCTCTACGTCGCGCAACCGTCGACCGGCGAAGAAGCGCTCGAAATCATGGACGCCTTAATCCGAAGCGGCGCGTTCGACGCTGTGGCGCTCGACTCGGTGGCCGCGCTGATGCCCAAACAGGAGATGGAGGGCGACATAGGCGATGTTGCCGTAGGCGCGCAGGCCCGACTCATGTCGCAGGCGCTTCGGAAGATCGGCGGATCGTCCGCCAAGGCCAACACTTCAGCCATTTTCATCAATCAGATACGCGAAAAGATCGGCGTTATGTTCGGCAATCCGGAGACGACGCCCGGCGGTCGAGCGCTCAAGTTTTGGGCTTCCGTACGATTAGAAGTGCGCCGTGTGGAGAACATCAAGGCCGGCACGGACGTGATCGGGGCGCGCGCGAGGGTGAAGGTAGTCAAGAATAAGGTTGCGCCGCCTTTCCGCCAGGCCGAGTTCGACATCATCTTCGGCAAAGGCATCTCTCGATCGGGCGATCTGCTGGATTGCGGCCTAAATGCGGGAGTCCTGCAAAAAACGGGCGCCTGGATCAACTTCGAGACGGTGCGCTTGGGTCAGGGCCGGGAAAACGCGCGGCAATATCTGGACGACAATCCAGAGGTAGCCGCCGAAATCGAAAGACTGATCCTTTCCGTTTCATCGGGCGAACTGAGCAAACCGCCGACCATGGCCGCCGTCGATGCCGAAGCAGGAAGTCCTGTAGGCGCCGTCGAATAATAGTCTTACAGGCGAGACGCTTGCGCCTGATGATTATAGGAGCCGGGGTCCGGCATGACGATCGACCAAACGATGGAAGCCAAGCGAGCTGCGGTCAGCTTGCTGAGCATAAGAGACTATTCGACCGAAGAGCTAAAGCAAAGGCTGAACGAAGCGGGGTTTGACGAGGAGTCTGCCGCCGTTGCGATCGCTTATACGCAAGAAAAGGGCTGGCAAAGCGACGAGAAGATCGCCGAGATGCTGATCGACCGTTTGACGCAGATTCGACCCAGCGGCGATGCCAAGATCATTGACGAGTTTCAGTCGCGCGGACTGAAGCCGCCGCCGACCGAACGGTTGCCCAGCGAGTTGGATCGCGCCTGCTTGGCGCTTGCTCAAAAGTACGGCGATGCCCGTTTTGACGCCAAAGCGCTGCAGCGCTGGCGGCTCTTCCTTTCCGGGCGTGGATTTCTGCCTGACGTGATCGACGAAGCCATCCATCGTTGGCGCCCCGGTCTCCTTGACGCAGTCGACGCCTGAGCAACGGTTAGGCGCAGGCTGCCCATCGAGGAGGCAGCGCAATATGAGTTCGTTAGAAACCGCGTTACTATCGTTGCAAGTTCTGACCATCGTCGTCCTTATCGTTGTTTGGATCACAGGGCGACAAGGGCGCGAACGCGCGCTCACCGCCATACAGGAGGCAGAGAGGCTTCGAGCCGAACTGAGCGCCGAAAGAGACCGCTACGAGCGCGAGAAGGAAACGCTCAAGCGGGAAGCCCTGCTGGAAGCAAAAGAGAAAGCGCATAAGCAGTTGGAAGATTCAGAACGGGAAGCCGCCGAAAAACGATCGGAAATCCTTCGGTTAGAGCAAAAGATCCTTCATCAAGAAGAACAACTGGACAAGAAGCTCGAATCCCTTGAAGTCCGTGAGCAAACGGCTAAATCGCTCGAAGACGATCTCTCCAAGAAGCTGGCCGAAGTCGAGCGGCAACAGGCCCGGCATCTGGCCGAATTAGAAAGGGTCAGCGGCCTAACGGTCGAGCAGGCTCGACAGGAGTTCCTCAAACGTATCGAGGACGACGCCTGCCACGAAGCCAGCAGACTCGCTCGTCAGATCGAAGATGCCGCCCGCGAGAAGGCCGAATCGAAGTCCCGAGAAATAATCCTCGACACGATCCAACGATGCACGGTCGAGCACGTCTCTCAGAATACGGTTTCGGTCGTCCATCTGCCCAACGACGATATGAAGGGCCGTATCATCGGACGCGAGGGTCGAAACGTGCGCCACTTTGAGCAAACGGCCGGAGTGGACGTGATTATCGACGATACTCCTGAAGCCGTGGTCATCTCCTGTTTCGATCCCATCAGAAGGGAAATGGCGCGGATCGCCTTGACGAACTTGGTGGTGGACGGACGCATCCATCCTACCCGCATAGAAGAAGAGCACGAGCGCGCCAAGTCGGAGGTCGAGCGCAGAATCTTAACTGCCGGAGAGGACGCCGCGTTTAAGTTAGGGCTCACGGGACTGCATCCCGAGGTCGTTCGCGTAATGGGCCGGCTCAAATACCGCACTAGCTACGCGCAGAACGTGCTCGATCACTCGGTCGAGGTCGCGACGCTGGCCACGACGCTCGCGGGCGAATTGGGCGCGAACACGGCCTTGGTCAAGCGATCGGCCTTTTTGCACGACATCGGCAAAGCGCTGGATCAAGAAGCCGAAGGGCCGCATGCCATTATCGGCGCCGATTTTATTCGCAGGCATGGCGAAAACGAAGCTGTGTGCAACGCGGTAGCAGCCCACCATTACGAGGTCGAGCCGAGAAGCTTAGAGGCGCACATTGTGATCGCGGCCGACTCCATCTCGGCAGCGCGACCGGGCGCTCGGAGGGAGTCGCTCGAAAGCTACATCAAGCGTCTGGAGAAGCTGGAACACATCGCCGATTCCTTTAACGGGGTCGATAAGGCCTATGCGATTCAGGCCGGGCGAGAGATACGCGTGTTGGTGCGACCAGACCGAATCAGCGACGACGAGGCGCACAGCCTTTGCAAGGAGATCGCCAAAAAGATCGAGGAAGAATTAGAGTATCCCGGCCAGATTCGGGTTACCGTGATCCGCGAACTTCGCGCCCACGAGGTGGCTAAGTAGCGATGCGCCTCCTCTTCTTTGGCGACATCGTGGGAAAGCCGGGGCGAAGAGGCGTTGCCGAACTCCTGCCGGTTTGGCGGCAGCGATACGCTCCCGATGCCATCATAGCAAACGGGGAGAATGCGGCGCACGGGCTGGGCATCACGCCGAAGATCGCCGACGAGCTCTTCGAACTCGGGGTCGAGGCTCTCACTCTGGGCAATCACACCTGGCATCACAAGGAGATCATCCCCTATATCGATCAGGAGCCGCGACTTGTCCGCCCGGCCAACTATGCGCCAGGCTGTCCCGGAGCAGGGTATCGAATCTTGAGCGTTCTAGACAAGAAGCTGGCTGTGGTCTCGCTCATTGGGCGAGTCTTTATGGATTCTGCCGATTGTCCCTTTCGCGCGTTCGATCGGCTGGAAAACGAGATCGAAGCCAATGTCCTGTTCGTCGATTTTCATGGCGAGGCGACCAGCGAGAAGATGGCTTTCGCGCTCTATGCGGATGGCCGGGCGAGCGCTGTGATCGGCACGCACACTCATGTGCAGACCGCGGACGAGCAGATTCTTCCGGGCGGCACGGCCTTTTTGACCGACGTTGGCATGTGCGGACCTTGGCGCAGCGTGATCGGGATGGAGGGCGCGGTGATCGTCAATCGATTCTTGACTGGAATGCCCGCCAAGTTCGAGGTGCCGGACAGCAACCCTGTGGTCAGCGCCGTTCTGATCGATTTTGACCGAACGAACGGCAAGGCGCTCGCTATCCAGCGCCTTCAGCATCGTCCGGATCCGGCTGTGCCTTAGGCTGCGGCCTAGGGATGTCGAATCCCGCTTCGTCTACTCTGCCGAGCAAAGACTCCTCCTCGTCAGTCAGTTCAGGTTGCGCAACAGCCTCCTCGCCCGGCGGCGCCTGCAATCCAAACAGGTACTTTAGCACGGGAGCGACCAAGACCGATGTCAGCAGGCTCATCCCAATGATGATCGCATAGACTTCGTCGCTAAATATCCCGTGCGACAGACCCAGGCTGGCCACGATGATGCCCACCTCGCCGCGAGGCACCATACCGACGCCCACGATGGCGGCGCCCCGCCTGCCCAAAGAGAGGGCGCCCAATCCGCATCCTATCAGCTTGCCCGCAATGGCCAAAAGCGTTACAACGAGCAATGAGACCACGACGCTCATCTCGCCAAATTGAGATACGGCAACTTTGGCGCCCGTTACTACAAAGAAGAAGGGCACGATGAAGGCCATGATCGGTTGAATCTGCTTCTCAAGCGCATGCCGCTGCTTTGACTCGGCCATCATCATGCCAGCAAGAAATGCGCCGATAATGGCCGCCAAACCGATGTTGGCCGCCGCCGCGCCCAACCCCAGACAGGCTGCCAGAGACAGCGTCAAGGGCGACAAGGGATTGATCGGAGCGTCCAACAGTTGAGATCGTCGCCCTACCACTCGCAACCCGATAAAAACGATCAGCGCGATAAATCCTAAGGCTTGGACGACCACGATGCTGAGCCGGAACAAATCGACGCCCTTGTCCTCTTGGAGAGAGGTTACAATGCCCAGCAACAGCATGGCCAGGATGTCGTCGATGACCGCCGCGCCTAATATCACTCGGCTCTCGATCCGTCCCAAGACGCCCAAGTCGTGCAGCACTCTGGCTGTGATGCCCGCCGAGGTGGCCACAAATGCGGCGGCAATGAACATCGACTTTGCGGTGGGATAGCCCGACCAATGCGCCCACAAGGCGCCCATGACGAACGGAACCACAATGCCTAAAACTCCGACCGTCATGGCCGACCGGCCGACCTTTTTCAGGTCGCCGGCCCGGGTTTCCAAGCCTACAGAGAATAAGAGGATCACCGCCCCTATCTCGGCGAGCGCCTCCATAGGGGCATTGATCGCCAGCCAGCCGAGCACAGAGGGACCGATAATCGCCCCCGCTGTAATCTCGCCGACAACGGCCGGCAGCTTAGCGCGTTGGGCGACCTCTGCGCCAACCTGAGCCGCGATGTAACAGGTGAATAATCCGAGGAGGATGCCAGAATCTGCAGCCATCTGACTTTCGAAGTTCTCTGTCCGAAGGACGACTCCTGTCTGCGGCTATAATTCTCGCTGTCATGCGGCTTCCAAAACCTCGCGGACTCCTCCGAATCGAGAACCGAACATCAAGAGCCGTCTTCTGGATTGCGACCGGCGCTCTGGTGTTCTTGGTCGTTCTCGCGGCACTCTCAGGAATTCGGCCAGCCGCATGGGCGGCCTTTGGACTTTGGCTCTTCGCGAACGTTCTGCTCTCGTCTATCGGCATCGTCTGGGGCGCGTTGCATCCCAGGTGCCTTATCTTGGTGGCGCCGACCGCATGGCGTTGGAGCTTCTGGACGGCGCTGGCCAACTGTCTGTGGGCGCCCGGAATGTTGGATCGAGCGCTAGCGGAGTCGTATCAAACGTCCATGTCTGCCGGGCTGAGCGCGCTCGTTTCCCTTTTTGCCTTTGTGTTTCTCCTGCCGCTTGGCATCTTTCTGACCTACACCGCCGCCAGTGTTGGCGCAATGGTCGTTGGAAACCACCCCGATCAACGGCAAGAGGCGGTACGGGCGGCCCATGCCGCATGGTCATGGGCATGGCTGGGGATTCTGACATTGTTAGCGCTGGCCTATATGCCGGTAGCAGCGGCCTACAATGCGATCGCGGCCGCAATGATCATCGGCTCTCCGGTTTTGGCCGTCGCTACGAACGCAATGTTGCGGGCCAAAGGCCTGACCGCCGGAGACGTGCTCAGAGGTTGGAGCCGAAAGCTAAGCCAGAAACTGACCGTCCAAAGGCGTTCCGGACGACGGTTGGACCTCCGCGGCGCCGCCCTGGGGCTCATCGCCGGCATGGCCTCCTTACTGATCGCCAGCGCCTATGCGCTCAACCCGCTGCAAGCTTGGGCATTGCTCTGGGCCGTGCAGTTCAGAAACGCCCCGCTCATTTCAGAGCGACCGAACAACACGCTCTATGCCTCGATCGACCCAAAGGCGGTCGAGTCGCAAGATCAGATCGTGTTAGTGGAATGGGACGACGAAAGCAGACGGCGCGCCGTGTCCGACAGTTCGATATCGAAACTAATGGCCGAAGCGGTCGATAAACTTAAGGCCGCCAAGAGGGTGATTCTGTTTGCGCCGTTGGTCGATCCCAACGCTCAGACCAGCGAGCCGGTAGTCGTGCCGGGTCCCGAATCGATCAAGCGCGCCGAAAGGGACATGCCGCTGGTAGCCGATGCGATGAAGCGCGCCAAGAACGTGCTCTTGGGTCTGCCTGGAAAAGACCTGCCGGCGACAGGGAGCCGCTACGTCGGCCCCTTGGATTCGGGATATTTAATCTTTGCGGCCTCGGCCATCGGCACGTCCGACTTGACCGCCTTCAAGTCGGGACGGCTTCCCGCTATCGAGGTCAATCCGCCCGTCGGGGCACGCTCGATAGCGCTGGTCGCCGCGGATCGTTCGTCCGTCGACGGACGAGAGATCTCTCGGGGACGCGCATTGATCGACTTTGCCAGCCCAAGGCCCGGCTCGGGGTTTCGGCGCATATCGCTTTCCACTGTGCTTTCGGGACACGATCTGGCGCTTCATGCTCGGGAGGCGGGCAGTTTCTCGCTCGCGTTGGGAGACGAATCGTCGATGGAAGCCAAACCGGGCATGGCGACCTGGGTAAAGCCCGAGGAGTTCTTTAAGGAGAAGATCGTCTTCCTAACTCCTATCTACACTCACTTGAGAGAGACGCCGATCGGCATGATGAGCGATGCCGAAACGCTGGCCCATGCGACCTCGACCGCTTTGGCCGACCGGTTCATCAGCACGCCCGCAGGCTGGCAAACGATCGCCATCGTGCTCCTTGCAGGAATGATCGTCGGGGTGCTGTGCCAGAATCGCGACCCGTTGCTGGCCAGCTGGCGATCCTTGGCCGTGGTCTTCTTGGCGGCCACGCTCACTATCTTCATGTTCCTCTTCCAGCGAACATGGATCGACCCCGTCGCACCCGCCGTGGCTGCTCTTATCAGTTACTTTGCCGTTACGCAGTTCACGTTCGGCCTCAGGCGATCGGACTTGGAGCGCAATCGCGGATTGTTGCAGCGATTCGTCGCGCCGCAGGTTATCGACGAGCTTTTGGACGACCCCGAGAGCAACTTGGGACTGGGCGGCACGCGAAGGCAAATTTGTGTGCTCTTTGCCGACATTCGCAACTTTACGCCCTTTGCCGAGCAGGTTTCGCCAGAAGAGGTCGTTCGGATCACCAACCTGTACATGACCGCGCTGACCGACGCGCTGCACCAGCACGGCGGCCTGTTAGACAAGTACACGGGCGATGGTTTGATGGCGCTGTTCCGAGTCGAGAACGACCCCAAAGTAACGGTGCAAAGCGCCGTGGCCGCAGCCTTGGCCATGCATAAGGCTGCTCTCGTATGCGCCGAACGGATGCGCGCAGAAAAACTGGAACCGTTGGAAATCGGCATCGGCCTGCATTATGGCGAGGCGGTCGTCGGGCTGATCGGCAACCCTAATCAGTTCAACTACACGGCGCTCGGACACACGGTCGTGGTCAGCCATCGATTGCAGACATTGGCACGGGGCGGCGACACAGTGCTCAGCGAGGAGACCTATCTGCTCATCAACGACCAGTTTTCTGCAGAAGCCGACGAACCGGTGCAGATTAAGGGTCTCTCGCAAAGCGTCAGGCCCTACCGAATATCGCAAAAACCAGCCTTGCTGCCTTAGCCGTTCTTTCGCAGTACGGCGCCCGGTCGCGCGCCCGTCAGCTCGCCGTCGCGCAAAACCCAGCGGCCGTTGACGATCAGTCCGGCGATTCCTTCTGACAGTTGATGCGGCTCGGTAAAGGTCGAGCGATCTTGTATCCGCTCGGCATCAAAGATCGCCACGTCGGCCCGATTGCCTGTCCTTAGCAGCCCGCGATCCCGAAGGCCTAACCGCCGAGCGGGCATTCCGGTCATCTTATAGACGGCTTGTTCCAAGGTCAACAGGCGTTCTTCTCTGCAATAGGTTGACAAGACCCTGGGGAACGCGCCATAACAACGGGGGTGCGGGCGTTCTTTGCCCATCGATCCAAACGGATCGTAGCCGACGGCGTCCGATCCCACCATGACGAGAGGATGCTTGAGCACAGTGCGAACGTCATCCTCGGAGATTGCGAAGTAGGCGACGCTCGCATGACCGTGCTCTTCGACCAAAAAGTCGATCACGAACTCCTCGGGCGCCTTCCGCTCTGATCGAGCGACTTCGGCGACGGATTTGCCCTGCCATTCGCGATGCGTGCGGCAAGAACCGATGGAGGCCGCCTCATAGTCCAGGTCGGCCTGGCGCATCTCGCCGATGATTCTCGCCCGCGCGTCGGCATCGATCAGTCTCCGCATCGATTCCTCAGGCGTGCCGTCCCGCGCCCAAGCGGGCAACAGCGCGACCATCATCGATGTTTGAAAGGCCGTGTAAGGGTAGACATCGGCCATGATGTCCATTCCGTTGGCACATTCCTCCTCGATCCTGGCCAATGTGCGATTCACCTTGCCCCAATTCTTTCGCCCCTCGGCCTTGTGATGAGACAGTTGCAGCGGAACCTGGGCCCGCTTGCAGATTTCGATCGCCTCTTCGACGCACTCTTCCAGAAAGTCGCCCTCGCTCTTCAGGTGGCTGGTGTAGTAGCCGTTGCCTTCGGCGGCGATTTTGGTCAGTTCCACCAGTTCGTCCGTCTCGGCAAACGATCCGGGCGTGTACTCCAGACCGGTCGAGAAGCCCCACGCGCCCGCCTCCATGCAATCCGCGACTTCTCGCTTCATGGCCAGCATCTCGCCCTCGTCCGGCGCTCTCTGAGCAAACTCCATCGCTTGCTTGCGCAACGTGCCATGAGCGCACAATGGCAAGTAGTTGATCGCAATGCCGGTCTCCTCGACTCGCTTCAGATGACCCGCCAAGCCCTTCCAATCGACCTCGACGCCGTGCGGCTTCAGCCATCGCTGCTCCATTGAAAAGACCGGCGAATCGTCCACCTGGCCGCCGCCAATGCCGCAATTGCCGACCACGACCGAACCGATCCCCTGATAAACCATGCTCACTTGGCACGGATTGTGCAGGATCGATAGATCGCAATGGGTGTGCACATCGATAAAGGCTGGGCAAATTACAAGGCTCGCGGCGTCATACTCGACGCCCGCCGCCCAGTCGGACAAATTGCCCATAGCAACGATCTTGTCGTCCAAAATCGCCAGGTCGGCTTGGGTTCCCGGCGCCCCGCTGCCGTCGACCAAAAGGCCATGGCGAAGCAGAATGTCGCATCGGAGGGAACTCATTCGGGAATTCTACCCGTCGGTATAATGTTGATTTGGAAAGGAGGACGTTCGCCCAATGGGCTTTAGCAAACTCTATTTGACGCTGGCAGCCTTAGCAACTATCAGCCTCTGCGGCCATGCGGTATTGACCGAAGAGGAGCCGAACGACGGCCCCGCTCAGGCGCAGACGATCGCCCGAGGAGCGACGGGCTGGTCGGACTTTGGCAACTTTCAGTTGGGCCCCCAGGACAACGACCTCGACTGGTTCAAGGTTCAGTTGGAAGCCGGGGAACAGATCGTGCTGCAGACGGACGGTTTGTCCTGCGGCGATACCGACACGGTAGTGGCCGTCATCAACCCGGACGGCACGCAGGTAGTGGCCTTTAACGACGACGGCGGACCCGGATTTGGCTCGCGCATCGAGCATATCGTTACACAATCTGGACTTTACTACATTGCGGTCGTCGGCTTTCACGACGTGGTCGGACAGGCCAGCGTCGACTACTATCTGGCCGATCATCCCGAAAACGGATGTTATCGATTTGACATTCTGATTCAAGAAGCGCCGCCGCTGCCCATCGCCATCGAGCTTCGGGACGGCAATTCGCTCTTCTTCATCGGCCCTAACTTCATATCCGGCAGCAGCATCCGCACGGGCGGGTCGGGCGGCTTGGGCGATCACAAGTCGGGCGCGCTAGACCACATGTTCCAACATTGGTATTGGTATCGGGCTACCGGCATGAGCCGAGAGTTTGCGATTTCGAACTTTGTGAGCGCCGATGTGGTCTCTCCGAGAGAAACCAGCGTCTTCTATCGCGAGCCAGAGGGCATCGACTTTGACACCAACTGGCAAATCCGAGAGATGGGCCAAGACCCGGACGGCAACTTCAGAAACTACGTCCAGATTACGATTCGGGCTATGAACCGAACTGCGCTCCCCACGACTCTCGATCTTTTCTCCTACTCAGATTACGACCTGGACATCACCTCGAACGACGATTCGGCCCAGTCGCCCAGGCCCAACCACATTCAGATCGTCGATATTGCCATTGTGAACAAGATTTCCAACAGCCAGCCCTTCGCTTGGCAGATCGGTCAATGGCCCGCCATCAGGAACTCTTTGGCCGACGGATTTGTTACGAATCTAACAAACGGCGTCTCTCCATTCGGCCCAGGCGACTTTTCGGGCGCGATGCAGCAGCGGATGGCTTTGCAGCCTGGCGCGACCGAGACGACCGTCATTTATCTATGTTTGAACATGGGGCTGCCCGGCGATACGAACGGGGATGCTTGCGTGGACGATGTTGACTTGGCGCAAGTCTTAAGTTTGTTCGGCCTGTCGGATCAAGATGCAGGGTACGATTTGGAGGCCGACTTCAACCGAGACGGCATCATTGACGACACGGACTTAGCGATTGTGTTAGACTTCTTCGGCGTCGGATGTTAATATAAGGAGAACCTTGCGGTGATAAAAAGCGGACTGTTGGCCCTTCTCTTCTCTCTTGTCGCTCTCCCTAGCTTGGCCATTTTGACCGAGCAAGAACCAAACAACAACCCTTCGGAAGCTCAGACGATCACCCCAGTCGGCTCGTTCTACACCGATTTCGGCGATTTTGCGCTCGATCCGATGGGCGACAGAGACTGGTTCAAGGTGCCGCTTTTGGCAGGGCAGCA
Above is a genomic segment from Armatimonadota bacterium containing:
- a CDS encoding TIGR00282 family metallophosphoesterase — its product is MRLLFFGDIVGKPGRRGVAELLPVWRQRYAPDAIIANGENAAHGLGITPKIADELFELGVEALTLGNHTWHHKEIIPYIDQEPRLVRPANYAPGCPGAGYRILSVLDKKLAVVSLIGRVFMDSADCPFRAFDRLENEIEANVLFVDFHGEATSEKMAFALYADGRASAVIGTHTHVQTADEQILPGGTAFLTDVGMCGPWRSVIGMEGAVIVNRFLTGMPAKFEVPDSNPVVSAVLIDFDRTNGKALAIQRLQHRPDPAVP
- a CDS encoding regulatory protein RecX, which produces MTIDQTMEAKRAAVSLLSIRDYSTEELKQRLNEAGFDEESAAVAIAYTQEKGWQSDEKIAEMLIDRLTQIRPSGDAKIIDEFQSRGLKPPPTERLPSELDRACLALAQKYGDARFDAKALQRWRLFLSGRGFLPDVIDEAIHRWRPGLLDAVDA
- a CDS encoding D-aminoacylase; protein product: MSSLRCDILLRHGLLVDGSGAPGTQADLAILDDKIVAMGNLSDWAAGVEYDAASLVICPAFIDVHTHCDLSILHNPCQVSMVYQGIGSVVVGNCGIGGGQVDDSPVFSMEQRWLKPHGVEVDWKGLAGHLKRVEETGIAINYLPLCAHGTLRKQAMEFAQRAPDEGEMLAMKREVADCMEAGAWGFSTGLEYTPGSFAETDELVELTKIAAEGNGYYTSHLKSEGDFLEECVEEAIEICKRAQVPLQLSHHKAEGRKNWGKVNRTLARIEEECANGMDIMADVYPYTAFQTSMMVALLPAWARDGTPEESMRRLIDADARARIIGEMRQADLDYEAASIGSCRTHREWQGKSVAEVARSERKAPEEFVIDFLVEEHGHASVAYFAISEDDVRTVLKHPLVMVGSDAVGYDPFGSMGKERPHPRCYGAFPRVLSTYCREERLLTLEQAVYKMTGMPARRLGLRDRGLLRTGNRADVAIFDAERIQDRSTFTEPHQLSEGIAGLIVNGRWVLRDGELTGARPGAVLRKNG
- a CDS encoding CHASE2 domain-containing protein, with translation MRLPKPRGLLRIENRTSRAVFWIATGALVFLVVLAALSGIRPAAWAAFGLWLFANVLLSSIGIVWGALHPRCLILVAPTAWRWSFWTALANCLWAPGMLDRALAESYQTSMSAGLSALVSLFAFVFLLPLGIFLTYTAASVGAMVVGNHPDQRQEAVRAAHAAWSWAWLGILTLLALAYMPVAAAYNAIAAAMIIGSPVLAVATNAMLRAKGLTAGDVLRGWSRKLSQKLTVQRRSGRRLDLRGAALGLIAGMASLLIASAYALNPLQAWALLWAVQFRNAPLISERPNNTLYASIDPKAVESQDQIVLVEWDDESRRRAVSDSSISKLMAEAVDKLKAAKRVILFAPLVDPNAQTSEPVVVPGPESIKRAERDMPLVADAMKRAKNVLLGLPGKDLPATGSRYVGPLDSGYLIFAASAIGTSDLTAFKSGRLPAIEVNPPVGARSIALVAADRSSVDGREISRGRALIDFASPRPGSGFRRISLSTVLSGHDLALHAREAGSFSLALGDESSMEAKPGMATWVKPEEFFKEKIVFLTPIYTHLRETPIGMMSDAETLAHATSTALADRFISTPAGWQTIAIVLLAGMIVGVLCQNRDPLLASWRSLAVVFLAATLTIFMFLFQRTWIDPVAPAVAALISYFAVTQFTFGLRRSDLERNRGLLQRFVAPQVIDELLDDPESNLGLGGTRRQICVLFADIRNFTPFAEQVSPEEVVRITNLYMTALTDALHQHGGLLDKYTGDGLMALFRVENDPKVTVQSAVAAALAMHKAALVCAERMRAEKLEPLEIGIGLHYGEAVVGLIGNPNQFNYTALGHTVVVSHRLQTLARGGDTVLSEETYLLINDQFSAEADEPVQIKGLSQSVRPYRISQKPALLP
- the recA gene encoding recombinase RecA produces the protein MSEKAKALESALAQIERQFGKGALMRLGDAAQMQIESIPTGSLALDIALGVGGIPKGRVIEIFGAESSGKTTLALHIVAEAQKSGGNAVFIDAEHALDPEYAKALGVDIDRLYVAQPSTGEEALEIMDALIRSGAFDAVALDSVAALMPKQEMEGDIGDVAVGAQARLMSQALRKIGGSSAKANTSAIFINQIREKIGVMFGNPETTPGGRALKFWASVRLEVRRVENIKAGTDVIGARARVKVVKNKVAPPFRQAEFDIIFGKGISRSGDLLDCGLNAGVLQKTGAWINFETVRLGQGRENARQYLDDNPEVAAEIERLILSVSSGELSKPPTMAAVDAEAGSPVGAVE
- a CDS encoding cation:proton antiporter, whose amino-acid sequence is MAADSGILLGLFTCYIAAQVGAEVAQRAKLPAVVGEITAGAIIGPSVLGWLAINAPMEALAEIGAVILLFSVGLETRAGDLKKVGRSAMTVGVLGIVVPFVMGALWAHWSGYPTAKSMFIAAAFVATSAGITARVLHDLGVLGRIESRVILGAAVIDDILAMLLLGIVTSLQEDKGVDLFRLSIVVVQALGFIALIVFIGLRVVGRRSQLLDAPINPLSPLTLSLAACLGLGAAAANIGLAAIIGAFLAGMMMAESKQRHALEKQIQPIMAFIVPFFFVVTGAKVAVSQFGEMSVVVSLLVVTLLAIAGKLIGCGLGALSLGRRGAAIVGVGMVPRGEVGIIVASLGLSHGIFSDEVYAIIIGMSLLTSVLVAPVLKYLFGLQAPPGEEAVAQPELTDEEESLLGRVDEAGFDIPRPQPKAQPDPDDAEGAG
- the rny gene encoding ribonuclease Y codes for the protein MSSLETALLSLQVLTIVVLIVVWITGRQGRERALTAIQEAERLRAELSAERDRYEREKETLKREALLEAKEKAHKQLEDSEREAAEKRSEILRLEQKILHQEEQLDKKLESLEVREQTAKSLEDDLSKKLAEVERQQARHLAELERVSGLTVEQARQEFLKRIEDDACHEASRLARQIEDAAREKAESKSREIILDTIQRCTVEHVSQNTVSVVHLPNDDMKGRIIGREGRNVRHFEQTAGVDVIIDDTPEAVVISCFDPIRREMARIALTNLVVDGRIHPTRIEEEHERAKSEVERRILTAGEDAAFKLGLTGLHPEVVRVMGRLKYRTSYAQNVLDHSVEVATLATTLAGELGANTALVKRSAFLHDIGKALDQEAEGPHAIIGADFIRRHGENEAVCNAVAAHHYEVEPRSLEAHIVIAADSISAARPGARRESLESYIKRLEKLEHIADSFNGVDKAYAIQAGREIRVLVRPDRISDDEAHSLCKEIAKKIEEELEYPGQIRVTVIRELRAHEVAK